One genomic window of Actinoalloteichus hoggarensis includes the following:
- a CDS encoding flavin reductase family protein, which produces MSWFATGVVVLTVGGDHVHGMTANAVSSVSLRPPLALCCVARDATMHGAITAAGSFGVSILASTQEDTARYFADKRRPRGLAQFDAVDWLPGPRTGAPLLAGALAWLECELTESFPGGDHSIFVGAVLAATRGSGDGGLLFFGGGYR; this is translated from the coding sequence ATGTCCTGGTTCGCCACCGGGGTCGTGGTCCTCACGGTGGGCGGGGACCACGTCCACGGGATGACGGCCAACGCCGTCAGCTCGGTGTCCCTGCGCCCGCCGCTGGCCTTGTGCTGTGTGGCACGCGACGCGACGATGCACGGCGCCATCACCGCCGCGGGGAGTTTCGGCGTCTCGATCCTGGCCTCGACACAGGAGGACACCGCGCGGTACTTCGCCGACAAACGCAGACCGCGCGGGCTCGCCCAGTTCGACGCCGTCGACTGGCTGCCGGGCCCCCGCACCGGCGCGCCGCTGCTGGCCGGCGCGCTCGCCTGGTTGGAGTGCGAGCTGACGGAGTCGTTTCCCGGCGGTGACCACTCGATCTTCGTGGGTGCCGTGCTGGCCGCCACCCGGGGTTCGGGGGACGGCGGACTGCTGTTCTTCGGCGGCGGCTACCGCTGA